The segment TACCTAAGCGGGCAAACACTTCGCCAATCAGGTCATAGTCGCCCACCGAAGCACCACCGGTTGTAATCGTCATGTCACATGCCGGAGCCGCGGCGATAACACTCGCAATCGCCTCCACCTCATCCCGGGCTTGCCCTAAAAAAGCAGGCCGCCCCCCGGCATTCTCCACCTGGCCGCTTAGCATATAACTGTTGGAGTTGCGGATTTTGCCCGGCGCAAGAGGCATATCAGGCGATACAAGTTCACTGCCGGTTGCCAGCAAGGATACTTTAGGCTTTTTATAAACCAGCGGACAGGCTTTCCCCAAAACAGCCAGCATTCCCATGACCCCGGCGTTAATAACCGTACCCGCCTGAATCACTTCCTCGCCGGCGGCTATCTCTTCCCCGGCGCGGCAAATATTTTGATCGATCCCGCCGCCAGCAAAAATACGCACCATACCATCAGCAAAGTCCGTGTCTTCCACCCTTACGACACCGGTAGCCCCGGATGGCAAGGGCGCACCGGTCATGATCCGGCAAGCCGTGCCGGAGGTTATGACAGCGCGGGATACGCTTCCCGCAGCAATCATATCGATTTGCCGCAAAACGACGGGTGAATCCGGCCGTGCCGCTTGCACATCCGCCGCAATCACAGCATATCCGTCCAGAGGCGACCGGTCAAAGGGCGGAAAATTCAGCTCCGCTGTAACTGTCTCCGCTAAAACCCTTTGTGAACACTGCGCCAGCGGCAATACTTCGGTTCCCAGCGTTTGTACCATATCCAACAGCATTTTTTGCGCAGCTTCCAATTGTATCGTCACAAGAAACCTCTCCTTCAACCGCAGCAAGCCATTTACTACATATACTATGGCTATTCGCCTGCAAGCTGGAGAATCCTGCCGGTCTCTTTCCACCAGGCGGTATTATGTGTGAATGCCGGCCAGCAGCCGTTCTAAATCTC is part of the Acetonema longum DSM 6540 genome and harbors:
- the glp gene encoding gephyrin-like molybdotransferase Glp, translating into MTIQLEAAQKMLLDMVQTLGTEVLPLAQCSQRVLAETVTAELNFPPFDRSPLDGYAVIAADVQAARPDSPVVLRQIDMIAAGSVSRAVITSGTACRIMTGAPLPSGATGVVRVEDTDFADGMVRIFAGGGIDQNICRAGEEIAAGEEVIQAGTVINAGVMGMLAVLGKACPLVYKKPKVSLLATGSELVSPDMPLAPGKIRNSNSYMLSGQVENAGGRPAFLGQARDEVEAIASVIAAAPACDMTITTGGASVGDYDLIGEVFARLGIDILFEKVSIKPGMPVLAGVKSGKMFIGLSGNPAAASISFETLIRPVLLKMGGRQRWQRPKIRATLARDFCKSSEARRFVWAYWWQDGKAMLVEPLHYQGNGMLKSAMGANCLIVIPTGTPPLASGSEVDIELLAEGVVR